Proteins co-encoded in one Salvia splendens isolate huo1 chromosome 4, SspV2, whole genome shotgun sequence genomic window:
- the LOC121799085 gene encoding 18.1 kDa class I heat shock protein-like has protein sequence MSLIPQILAEVCPAFNAAPVDWKETAKAHVLKADLPGLKKEEVKVEVEDGGRVLHISGERPGPQEEKREEERWHRLERPRGSFRRRFHLPENAKSDEVKAAIENGVLILTIPKKEIKKPQVKQIEIVDCK, from the coding sequence ATGTCTCTAATCCCTCAAATTCTAGCAGAAGTTTGTCCGGCCTTCAACGCTGCACCGGTGGACTGGAAAGAGACGGCGAAGGCCCACGTGCTGAAAGCCGATCTTCCCGGACTGAAGAAGGAGGAGGTGAAGGTGGAGGTGGAAGACGGGGGAAGGGTGCTGCACATCAGTGGCGAGCGGCCGGGGCCCCAGGAGGAGAAGCGAGAAGAGGAGAGGTGGCACCGCTTGGAGCGGCCGCGGGGCAGCTTCAGAAGGCGGTTTCATCTGCCGGAGAACGCCAAGAGCGATGAAGTGAAGGCGGCGATAGAGAATGGAGTTCTCATTCTCACCATTCCGAAGAAGGAGATCAAGAAGCCTCAGGTTAAGCAGATTGAGATCGTTGATTGCAAAtga